One Fusobacterium nucleatum genomic window carries:
- a CDS encoding 2-hydroxyglutaryl-CoA dehydratase gives MSIFTMGIDVGSTASKCIILKDGKEIVAKAVISVGTGTSGPARAMKEALEQVGLSSVSELQGAVATGYGRNSLAEVPAQMSELSCHAKGAYFLFPNVHSIIDIGGQDSKALKIGDNGMLENFVMNDKCAAGTGRFLDVIAKVLEVTLEDLEKLDENSTVDVAISSTCTVFAESEVISQLAKGTKIEDIVKGIHTAIASRVGSLAKRIGIKDDVVMTGGVALNKGMVRALERNLGFKLHTNEYCQLNGAIGAALFAYQKYTMTHQ, from the coding sequence ATGAGTATATTTACTATGGGAATAGATGTTGGATCAACAGCATCTAAATGTATAATTTTAAAAGATGGTAAAGAAATTGTTGCAAAAGCTGTCATATCAGTAGGAACAGGAACTAGTGGACCAGCTAGAGCCATGAAAGAAGCATTAGAACAAGTTGGATTAAGCTCAGTAAGTGAATTACAAGGAGCAGTTGCAACTGGTTATGGAAGAAATTCATTGGCAGAAGTTCCAGCTCAAATGTCTGAGTTATCTTGTCATGCTAAAGGAGCATATTTTCTATTTCCAAATGTTCACTCAATTATAGATATCGGTGGACAAGATTCAAAAGCATTAAAAATTGGAGACAATGGAATGCTTGAAAATTTTGTTATGAATGATAAATGTGCTGCAGGAACAGGAAGATTTCTAGATGTAATTGCAAAGGTTTTAGAAGTAACCTTAGAAGATCTAGAAAAATTGGATGAAAATTCAACTGTGGATGTAGCAATAAGTTCAACTTGTACTGTATTTGCAGAATCAGAAGTAATTTCACAACTTGCTAAGGGTACAAAGATTGAAGATATAGTAAAAGGAATTCATACTGCCATAGCTAGCCGTGTTGGTAGTTTAGCAAAAAGAATAGGTATAAAAGATGATGTTGTCATGACAGGTGGAGTGGCACTTAATAAAGGTATGGTTAGAGCATTAGAAAGAAATCTAGGTTTTAAATTACATACAAATGAATATTGTCAATTAAATGGGGCAATAGGAGCTGCTTTATTTGCTTATCAAAAATATACAATGACTCATCAATAA
- a CDS encoding 2-hydroxyacyl-CoA dehydratase subunit D — protein MAGKMEKLPNKTPRPIEGHKPAAAILRGVVDKVYANAWEAKKRGELVGWSSSKFPIELAKAFDLNVVYPENHAASTAAKKDGLRLCQAAEDMGYDNDICGYARISLAYAAGEPTDARRMPQPDFLLCCNNICNMMTKWYENIARMHNIPLIMIDIPFSNTVDVPEEKIDYLVGQFDHAIKQLEELTGKKFDEKKFEDACARANRTAAAWLKSCKYMGYKPSPLSGFDLFNHMADIVAARCDEEAAMGFELLAEEFEQSIKEGTSTWEYPEEHRILFEGIPCWPGLKPLFEPLKDNGVNVTAVVYAPAFGFRYNNVREMAAAYCKAPCSVCIETGVEWRETMAKENGISGALVNYNRSCKPWSGAMPEIERRWKEDLGIPVVHFDGDQADERNFSTEQYNTRVQGLVEIMQERKEEKLAKGEEVYTNFENTKETDWSKPTLKH, from the coding sequence ATGGCTGGAAAAATGGAAAAATTACCTAATAAAACACCTAGACCAATAGAAGGGCACAAACCTGCTGCTGCAATACTAAGAGGTGTTGTTGATAAAGTATATGCAAATGCATGGGAAGCAAAGAAAAGAGGAGAATTAGTTGGTTGGAGTTCATCTAAGTTCCCTATTGAACTTGCAAAAGCTTTTGACTTAAATGTTGTATATCCTGAAAATCATGCTGCATCAACTGCTGCAAAGAAAGATGGATTAAGACTTTGTCAAGCTGCTGAAGATATGGGATATGACAATGATATTTGTGGATATGCAAGAATCAGTTTAGCTTATGCTGCTGGGGAACCAACAGATGCAAGAAGAATGCCTCAACCTGACTTCTTACTATGTTGTAATAATATTTGTAATATGATGACTAAATGGTATGAAAATATTGCAAGAATGCATAATATTCCATTAATAATGATTGATATACCATTTTCTAATACTGTAGATGTACCAGAAGAAAAAATTGACTATTTAGTAGGACAATTTGATCATGCTATAAAACAATTAGAAGAATTAACAGGAAAGAAATTTGATGAAAAGAAATTTGAAGATGCTTGTGCAAGAGCTAACAGAACAGCAGCAGCTTGGTTAAAATCTTGTAAATATATGGGATATAAACCATCTCCATTAAGTGGGTTTGACTTATTCAACCACATGGCAGATATCGTTGCAGCAAGATGTGATGAAGAAGCAGCAATGGGATTTGAATTACTTGCAGAAGAATTTGAACAATCTATAAAAGAAGGAACATCTACTTGGGAATATCCAGAAGAACACAGAATTTTATTTGAAGGAATTCCTTGTTGGCCAGGATTAAAACCATTATTTGAACCTTTAAAAGATAATGGAGTAAATGTTACTGCAGTTGTTTATGCACCAGCATTTGGATTCAGATATAACAATGTAAGAGAAATGGCAGCAGCATACTGTAAAGCACCTTGTTCTGTATGTATAGAAACTGGTGTTGAATGGAGAGAAACTATGGCTAAAGAAAATGGTATAAGTGGAGCACTTGTAAACTATAACCGTAGTTGTAAACCATGGAGTGGTGCAATGCCAGAAATAGAAAGAAGATGGAAAGAAGATTTAGGAATTCCAGTCGTTCACTTTGATGGAGACCAAGCTGATGAAAGAAACTTCTCAACTGAACAATATAATACAAGAGTACAAGGACTTGTTGAAATAATGCAAGAAAGAAAAGAAGAAAAATTAGCTAAAGGTGAAGAAGTTTATACAAACTTTGAAAACACAAAAGAAACTGACTGGTCTAAACCAACTTTAAAACATTAA